The genomic interval GCCCGCAGGCTGTTCTCGCCCACCGAACTGCCGGTGGGCGTCCTCACGGCGGCGGTCGGCGCCCCGTACCTGATCTGGCTGATCATCCGCGGTCACCGCGGCCGCAGTGGAGGCACCGCATGAGTCCGAGCCCGAGCCCGACGAACGACACGGCGCAGCGGACCGGCAGGCTCGCCGCGCGCTCCTTGACCCTCGCGTACGAGGACCGCACCGTGGTCCACGAACTCGACCTCACCGTGCCCGACGGGCAGGTCACCGTCATCGTCGGCCCGAACGCCTGCGGCAAGTCGACCACCCTGCGGGCGCTCGGCCGGCTGCTGAAGCCGCGCGGCGGGGCGGTCCTGCTGGACGGTACGGAGCTGGCGCGGATTCCCACGAAGCAGATCGCCCGGTCCATCGGGCTGCTCCCGCAGACCCCGGTCGCGCCCGAGGCGATCACCGTCTCCGACCTGGTCGCGCGGGGCCGTCAGCCGCACCAGAGCTGGTGGCAGCAGTGGTCGGACGAGGACGAGCGGGCGGTGACCGACGCGATGGCCCGTACCGACGTCACGGCGCTGGCCGACCGGTCGGTGGACGAGCTGTCGGGCGGTCAGCGCCAGCGGGTGTGGATCGCGATGGCGCTGGCCCAGGAGACGGACCTGCTGCTGCTCGACGAGCCGACGACGTATCTCGACATCGCTCACCAGGTGGAGGTCCTCGACCTGGTACGCCAGTTGGCTTCCCCTGCCGCCGACGGAACCCGGGGCCGCACGGTCGTCACCGTCCTCCATGACCTCAACCAGGCAGCCCGTTACGCGGACCGCCTGGTCGCCATGAAGGAGGGCCGGATCGTCGCCGAGGGCCGGCCCGGGGACGTCGTCACCGCCGGGCTCGTCGCCGAGGTCTTCGGCCTGGAGGCGGTGATCGTCCCGGACCCGGTGACGGGTTCGCCACTCGTCGTCCCCAGCGCTCCCTGGGCCCCGTCCCCGCTGGTTTCCCCCTCCCAGAAAGGTCTGTGACATGACTCCCCTCCTCCGCGACCGCCGCCGCACCCTCGTCGCCGGCTCCCTCGCCGTGACCGCCGCGCTCACCCTCGCCGGGTGCGGCTCCTCCGACCCGGCGGCGGACTCCTCCTCCGGCTCCCCGGCGAAGACCCGCACCGTCTCCACCGCGAACGGGGACGTCGACGTGCCCGCGTCACCGAAGCGGGTCGTCGTCCTGGACTCCGGCGAGCTGGACTCCGCGATCACCCTCGGCGTCCGGCCGGTCGGCGCGACGCACTCGGCGTCCGAGGACGCCTTCCCCTCCTACCTCCCCGCGAGCGAGACGAAGGACATCACCCCGGTCGGCGAGATCGCCAACGCGAACCTGGAGTCCGTCGCCGCGCTCGAGCCGGACCTGATCCTCACCAGCAAGGTCCGTGACGGGGAGCGCTACGAGGAGCTCAGCAAGATCGCCCCGACCGTGATGACGGAGGCGACCGGCAGCGCCTGGAAGGAGAACTTCCAGGTACACGCGGAGGCGCTCGGCAAGCAGGCCGAGGCGGAGAAGATCCTCGCCACGTACGACACCCAGGTGGCGAAGGTGACGGAGGCGCTTGGCGGCAAGGAAAAGGCGGCCGCGACGGACGTCAACTTCGTCCGCTTCGTCGAGGGCGCCGAGATCCGCATCTACGGCAAGCAGAACTACATCGGCTCGATCCTCGCCGACATCGGCACCGGCCGCCCCGCGATCACCGACAAGGCGAAGGACGGGTTCTCGTACGACGTGTCGCCCGAGAAGATCGACCTCGCGGACGCGGACGTCATCTTCACGTCGACGTACGGCGACCCGGGCAAGGCCGGAACGACGAAGACGATGAACAGCGGCCTGTGGAAGGGGCTGAAGGCGGCCAAGAACGACAAGGTCTTCAAGGTCGACGACCGGCTGTGGATCGCGGGCATCGGCTACACGGCCGCCGGCAAGATCCTGGAGGAGTTCGAGACCAGCATGACGAAGTAGCGCCTCGTCGGGTGTCTCGCCGGGGCGGGCCGGCCGAACCGGCCGCCCGCCCGGCGCCGGGAGCACGCCGTGGGCGGCCGACTCAGCCGGCCCGCCTCCGCGCCCGCCACACCAGGTAGAGCGCGGAGGCGACGGCGGCGATGCGGACGACGACCGGCCAGGTCTCCAGCAGGACGTCCCGCATCGCGCCCTCGCGGATCGGCTCGCCCCAGCGCCCCTCCATCCGCCCCCAGACCCACGCGAGGGCCCCGGCCGCCACCACGCCCGGCAGGCCGAGCGCGGCCCACTTCGCCTCCGTACGGGAGAGGGTGCGCGAGCTGTACGCGATCAGCCAGCCGCCCGCCAGGGGCAGCCAGGACCCGGTGACCACACCGGCGACGAGCAGGACGGCGGCCAGGAGCAGCAGCGGGTGGGTGAAGCCGCCACGGGGGCCGGAGGCGGCGGCCTCGGGCTCGGCGACCACCGCGGCGGTCTTGCGGCGGCGGAGCTTCAGGAGGCGCAGGGCACGGCGGCGCCCGGCGGTCCCGGCCTCCTCCCCCTTGGCCCCGGCCTTCCCGTCCGCTACGTCGGCCCCGCCCGCCGCGCCTTTCTCGTCCTGCCCGTCCTGCCCGTCCTTCTCGAGGGGCCGCGACCGCCTCCCGAGCAGTTCCGGGGCCTCGATGCCGCCGAAGAACCCGGGGACGGCGGTCCCCTCGTCGAAGGGGCCCGGCTCCAGGCGCCACCAGTCGGTCGCGTCCGCGTCCCCCTGCTGGTCCTGGCCGAGCATGTGCGGGGCGGAGGGGTCGGGCCAGGCGCGGACGGGGACGCCTTCGTCGTCTGCCGCC from Streptomyces sp. CA-278952 carries:
- a CDS encoding ABC transporter ATP-binding protein produces the protein MSPSPSPTNDTAQRTGRLAARSLTLAYEDRTVVHELDLTVPDGQVTVIVGPNACGKSTTLRALGRLLKPRGGAVLLDGTELARIPTKQIARSIGLLPQTPVAPEAITVSDLVARGRQPHQSWWQQWSDEDERAVTDAMARTDVTALADRSVDELSGGQRQRVWIAMALAQETDLLLLDEPTTYLDIAHQVEVLDLVRQLASPAADGTRGRTVVTVLHDLNQAARYADRLVAMKEGRIVAEGRPGDVVTAGLVAEVFGLEAVIVPDPVTGSPLVVPSAPWAPSPLVSPSQKGL
- a CDS encoding ABC transporter substrate-binding protein is translated as MTPLLRDRRRTLVAGSLAVTAALTLAGCGSSDPAADSSSGSPAKTRTVSTANGDVDVPASPKRVVVLDSGELDSAITLGVRPVGATHSASEDAFPSYLPASETKDITPVGEIANANLESVAALEPDLILTSKVRDGERYEELSKIAPTVMTEATGSAWKENFQVHAEALGKQAEAEKILATYDTQVAKVTEALGGKEKAAATDVNFVRFVEGAEIRIYGKQNYIGSILADIGTGRPAITDKAKDGFSYDVSPEKIDLADADVIFTSTYGDPGKAGTTKTMNSGLWKGLKAAKNDKVFKVDDRLWIAGIGYTAAGKILEEFETSMTK